A segment of the Vibrio parahaemolyticus genome:
ACGGTAACCCAGCCCCGGCTCGGTTTTTAATAGCCGCTGCTCGTCAGCACTATCGTTCAGTTTTTTGCGTAGTTGACTCACTAACACGCGTAAGTAGTGAGTATCTTCGACATGACTTTTTCCCCAAATCACCGCTAGCAAATGAGTTTGCTCAATGAGTTTTCCCGGCTTGAGAATCAATTGTTCAATGAAAGAAAACTCTTTCTTGGTGAGTGGAATTTCCCTCTGATCCAACCAAAATTGGTGAGTACTTTTGATGATTTTGACTCGGCCAGCCACCAGCTCATCAGCGACGGTTTGCTCATCCACCAAATCTCGAACCAGCACTTTGATGCGCGCGATGAGCTCTTTTACGCCAAAAGGCTTGCTCAAGTAATCATTCGCGCCCGCTTCTAAAAGGCGAATTTTTTCCTCTTCTTGATCGCGAGCTGTCAGCACTAACACTGGCGTTTTATACGTCTGACGAAGCGTAGTGAGAAACTCCGTTCCATCGCCGTCGGGCAAGCCTAAATCTAGCAGAATTACGTGTGGCGAATGCGCTTCGAAACACGCCTTGGCTTCGGCAATGGTACTCGCGCCAATGTAATCAAACCCTTCAGCAGACAGCGAAATTCGAATAAAGGTATGAATGCGAGGCTCATCGTCCACGACTAACACTTTGTAACTCACGCCTGCTCTGCTCCTTGATTGAGTGGAAGTCGAATGCGGATCAGCGTCCCTTCTGATACTGGCATAGATTGAATCTCTCCTTGGTGTGCGGTGATGATGCCTTTGGCAACCGCGAGTCCCATTCCGGTGCCTGAATCGGCCGATTTGTTGTTCTCGCCGGAATAGAAAAGGCTGAATATTTTTTCCGCATCTTCAGCTTTGATGCCAATCCCCATGTCCCGAACATCAATCACGCACGACGAACCCTGCTTAGAAAGAGAAACCTCAACAGATTCATTCTCTGGCGAAAATCGCATGGCATTATCCAACACATTAAAAATCGCTTGTTCGATGAGCGAACGACTTACTGACAAATAGCCAACGGCATCATCCATATTCATGGACACTTTCTCGGTGTAACTCGGCAAACGAGAAACCGCATCCCGCACAATATTCGCAATAGGCTCATCTTTTTTGGTAATTTTTAATGTGCCGTGTTGGAGCTTAGTCGCCTGTAAGAGGTTCTCTATATATTGATGCAAGCGGTGGCTTTCTGAAGTCGCACTGTCGAGCAATTCTTTGCGCTCTAAGTCATTGAGCTTGGGCATGTACTCGTTGAGTGTGGTCAGTGTTCCAATAATGGTTGCCAGCGGCGTGCGTAGGTCGTGGGACACCGATAGCAGGATGCTGTTTTGCAGCTTGGTTTGTTTTAACTCGCCCTGCTGGCGACGATAGAGATCCGCAAAGGTACTGGTGATAAATGCCACCACCATAAACACGACTAGATTAAAAATGTCTTCCGGACGAAACATCTGCAAAGAATAACGAGGCGTCGTGAAAAAGAAGTTGAAGCTCAGCGCTTCGATCACCGCCGCCGCATAAGCGAATCGCGAGTTGCATTGAAATGCCACCACCACGACTGCTAACTGCAAAATTAGCAGGACGGCAGCCGTAGAGCCAAACAGTTGGTCTAACAGCCATGAGGCCACAACCGCGCCAACAATCACGATGGCAGAAAAAAGAAATGTGTTATCTCGCCAATGAGCAAACATAAAGTACATCAACCAAAATTCGATGCAGAAACTTTAGCAAAAGCCCATTCGGAGTTCGCGTAAAAAAAGCGTAAAAAATTCAATAACGACAGTCAGTTATAAACATAACCATCACTAAGTTGGTCTAACTCAATGAATAATCACAAGTTAACGTTACCCATTGACGCCACCCACTCGGTATAAACGACAGACACAAAAAAGAGGAGCATTTGCTCCTCTTTCGTGTAGCGTCATATTAGATGACTTGCAGTTGAGCATCACCTTGCTCAGACAAAAAGCCGCCGGTTTGATGCTTCCACAACTGAGCGTAAACACCACCCAATTGCAGCAGTTCGTGATGCGAGCCTTGCTCAATAATTTTGCCGTCATCCATTACAATCAAACGATCCATCGCGGCAATCGTTGATAAACGGTGAGCAATCGCGATCACTGTTTTTCCTTCCATCAGAACTTCAAGGTTTTCTTGAATTGCCGACTCCACTTCCGAATCAAGTGCAGACGTAGCTTCGTCCATGATCAAAATTGGCGCGTTTTTCAACAGCACGCGAGCAATCGCCACTCGTTGACGCTGACCGCCAGACAACTTCACGCCGCGCTCACCCACTTCAACATCGTAGCCGGCATTGCCTTGTTCATCTTTTAACGTTTGGATGAAGTCATGCGCGTGTGCTTTTTCAGCGGCGTTAATCACAGCCTCCATTGAAGCGCTTGGATCACCGTAAAGAATGTTCTCTTTAATTGAGCGATGCAGCAAAGAAGTGTCCTGCGTGATCATACCGATATGTTGACGCAGCGACTCTTGTTCGACTTGCGAAATGTCCTGCCCATCAATACAAATCTTACCCGTATTCACATCGTAAAAACGCAGCAACAGGTTAACCAACGTGGATTTACCTGCCCCAGAGCGACCGACAATACCGACTTTTTCGCCCGGTTTGATGGTCAGGTTCAAGTTCTCAAATACTGCCTTCTCGTCACTGTAGTTAAAACCTACGTTGTCGAAACAGATCTCACCTCGCGAGATTTTCAGAGGCTTGGCATTTGGCACGTCTTTCACTTCAACGTCGTTTGAAATCGTATTGATGCCGTCCACTACCGTGCCAATGTTTTCAAACAGCGCGCTAACTTCCCACATGATCCACTTCGACATACCTTGCACACGCAACGCAATACTGATGGCAATCGCAATGGCACCAATCGTCACGGCCTCGTCTAACCAGAGGTAAACCGAGATAGCGCTGATAGACAGAAGCAATAAATAGTTGATGGCATCGACACTGAACAGCAAACAAGTCACCATGCGCATTTGGCGGTAAACCGTCACCAAAAACTGCTTCATGCTGCTTTCTGCGTATTCCAACTCTCGTTGCGAGTGCGCGAACAATTTCACGGTAGAAATGTTGGTATAAGAATCCACAATGCGTCCGGTCATAACCGAGCGAGCGTCCGCTTGATCTGTCGCAACCTGCTTCATTCGTGGGATAAAGTAGAACTGGATCAGAACATAAATGCCTAACCAGACCACAATCGGCAGCATCAACAAGCCATCTGCCTCGCCCATCATCCAAATCATCGACAGAAAATAAACGCTGATGTAAACCAGTACATCCACCAGCTTCATCACTGTTTCTCGTACCGCTAACGCGCTTTGCATCACTTTGGTCGCGACTCGGCCTGCAAAGTCTCGTTGGAAAAAGCCAACCGCTTGTTTCAGCAAGTAACGATGTATCAACCAACGGATAGACATTGGGTAGTTTCCCAATAACGTTTGGTGCATCACCATCGAGTGCACAAAGCCTAAACACGGCATCACAACGACAACAAGCAACACCATCATCATCATGCGATCGCCTTGATCCACCCAGAATGTTGCACGGTCTTGGTTGGCAAGAATATCCACCAATTCGCCCATGTAACGTAAGAGCGTCACTTCCGTCACCGCAATCAATGCACTGAATATCGCCATGACAAGTAAAGGGGCTTCAAAGCCACGAGTGTAAAAGCGACAGAAGCCAAAAAGCGTCTTCGGTGGCTTTTCGGTTTCCATCTGGGGAAAGGGTTGGGTCAGTTTTTCAAACCAATTAAACATAACAACTACTTTGGTTACCGCGAATAAATTTGCGGACGTTTTACTATCTTTTGATACGAAAGTCAGTAAAATACCGAAACAAAAGTTCAAATGATAATAATTACAATTAAGCTTCTTGTTAAATATAATTATCGGGAATGTATTTATGACGAAAAATAACTTACTGACCGTTGCGATCCGTAAAGCAATGGTTTGCGCGGTTGCGCCTACAGTAGCAGCGGTTGCGCTTTCAGCGAACGCACAAGATGACGTTACCGCGATGGAAACCATCACCGTCACAGCACAAGCGTTAAAAGTAGAAACACCAGCGGCAGAAACACCACGCAGCGTTTCTATTATCTCTGAAGACGAACTTCGCGTTCGTGCACCGCAAAAATTGGACGAAGCATTACGCTACACATCTGGCGTAACCGCTCAGCCTTATGGCGCCGACAACGACACCGATTGGTTCAAAGTGCGCGGTTTTGATGCTGCGACTTACCTAAACGGCAACCGCCTATTCCGCGACGGTTACTACACATGGTTGGTCGAACCTTACGGCCTAGAAAGTGTGGAAGTGGTTAAAGGCCCATCAGCTATTCTGTTTGGTGAATCGGCACCAGGCGGTATCGTGAATGCAGTACAGAAAAAACCAACGTTTACGCCTCAAGGCGAAGTAAAAGTGGAAGTGGGCAACAACCAACACCAGTCGGTGGGTTTTGACATTGCTGATGAAGCAAACGACGATGGCACAATCCGCTACCGTTTGGTTGGCCTGATGACAAACCAAGATGGCGAACTGGACGGCACCAACAACGAGCGTTTTTATCTAGCGCCAAGCGTCGAGTTCGACATTTCTGACCGTACAATGCTGACCGTTTTGGCTACTTACCTTCGTGATGACGGTGTGCCAACCAACCCATTTTTCCCAGCGGCAGGTACTCTGATTGGTTCTAACTTTGGCAAAATCGATCCTTCGACTAACCTTGGTCAGCCAAACTACGATAAATACGAACGCACGCAGTTCTCTCTAGGTTACTTGCTCGAGCACGACATCAATGACACGTGGTCATTCTCGCAAAACCTCAACTACGGTTCGAATGAGTTGTACTTGCGCAGCTCTTACGCGTTCTCAAACAACGATCCGGCGAAAGAAGAATTAACGCAAGGCATCGTATTCCGTGACGGCAAAAACCAGAGCATCACGTTCGATAACAATGCTGTCGGCAACTGGATGACAGATAACGCAGAACACACAGTGCTCGTCGGTATGGATCTGCAATTTCACAAAACCGATGGCGACGAACAGGACAACTACGCGTTTGGCACCATCAACCCGTGGAACCCAGTTTACGGTAACTTCAATCCACTTGATCCTTCAAAGAACGTGAAACGTGAGATTGAGAAATCTCAAGCAAGTGTCTACTCACAATACCAATTGAAACTGCATGAGCAATGGATTGGTAACGTGGGGGCTCGTTACGACTGGGTGAAAACAGAAAACTCTGGCAAAGGCGCAGGCGTTGATCAAAACGAATCTCGTGATGATGGTCAGCTGTCTCTCAGCGCGGGTGTGATGTTCCTTGCAAACAATGGTTTGTCACCTTACGCAAACTACTCTCAATCGTTTGAAGTGATCAGCACCATTGATGCGGCAACCAATGAACTATACAAACCGCTAGAAGGCGAGCAAGTAGAAGTGGGTGTGAAGTATGAGCCAAGCTTTATGGATGGCTTTATCAACCTAGCATGGTTCGACATTACGCAAAAGAACGCGTTGGTGACCAACCCATCAACATGGATCGCGACACAAACGGGTGAAGTGACTTCTCAAGGTATTGAGCTTGAAAGCACGGCGCAGCTAACCGACGATCTAAAACTGATGGCAAGCTACACCTACACCAAAGCGAAAACAGACGAAAGCTTTGGCAAAGGCAAAAAACAAGCCGCGCTTATTCCTGAACACCAAGCTTCGGCATGGGTAGACTACAGCGCGTACAGCTTAATTCCAGGCCTAAACATCGGTACTGGTGTCCGTTATGTGGGCGAATCTAAAGATAACCCTAAGAGCTCGAACCTAACTGTTCCTTCAGTGACTCTTTGGGATGCGTCGGTCATTTACGACATCACTTCACAGTGGCAAGCACAGCTAAACGTGAACAACATTCTGGATAAAGAATTTGTATCAGGTTGCGATTACTGGTGTTACTACGGCCAGTCTCGCTCTGTCATGCTAAACGCAAACTACCGCTGGTAATTGAACTTTCGACTCCCCTCTCTTGAGGGGAGTTTTCTCCTGAGAGCCATCCATGTTTCAACTGTCTAATATTGAGATCGTTCGAGGTGGACGTCAGATCCTCGGCATCGACCAACTTAACATCCCGACGAATGAACTGACTGTCGTTTTGGGCCATAACGGTTCAGGCAAATCGACACTGGTGAACCTGCTTTCTGGTCAAATGTCACCAGATAAAGGCACGGTAGCATTAAACGACACTTCCCTTTCATCACTCAAAACCAAAGAGCTGGCAAAGCAGATAGCCTATTTGCCACAAAAGCTGCCCTCCTCGGCAGGTTTAACAGTAGAAGAGCTAGTGCGCTTAGGCCGCTTTCCGTGGCGTGGCGCACTTGGTCGTTGGAAACCTGAAGACAAACAGATTATCGCTGAAGCCATGGCTCGCACTGGCGTAGCTCCGTTTGCTCAAGCATTAGCGGACGATTTATCGGGCGGCGAGCGCCAACGCGCTTGGGTGTCGATGCTGTTGGCTCAACAATCACCGATTTTGATCCTAGATGAACCGACCTCCGCGCTCGATGTTCACCATCAATTTCAACTGATGGCGCTACTGGCAGAGCTGAATCGAACCGAGAACGTAGGCATTATCGTGATCCTGCACGATTTGAACTTAGCACTGCGCTACGCAACCCACATAGTTGCGCTCAAAAAAGGTCAAATTGCCTTTGAAGGCAACGCCGAAATGCTGCTTGATGAAGCGCGTTTGTCTGCACTTTACGAATCACCTATTAAGCTCATTGACCATCCAACGCCCGCGGACACACTTGCTAGCCAGAAGGTGGCGGTGGTATGTGCATGATGGTTCGATTTCTCAAACAACTAAGCTGCACGACGCTACTTTTCACAGTGATGATTGCACGTGCGAACGCAGACATTACCGTTCATGATGCGTACGGCGCGGTGACTTTTGAGCAAGTACCGCAACGCGTCGTGGTTCTCAACTGGGACATTTTGGAGCAAGTGCTCGCGTTGGACATCGAGCCCATTGCTGCGCCTAACTTGCCGGGTTATCGCCAGTGGGTAGTGAATCCTTACGCACCAGAATCCATTGAGGATATCGGCACTCGCGCCGAACCTAATTTAGAGAAAATCGCGAGTTTGAAACCCGATGTGATCCTAGCAGCTTCTCCCCAGCAAGATTTGATTCCCCTGCTCAGACAAATCGCGCCGGTGGTGTATTTGCCGAATTTTTCGCAAAACGAAGCCGCGGCTCAAACCGCAATCAAGCATTTTCGTACGCTAGGTGCGCTGTTTGATAAACAAGAGTTAGCGGAACAAAAACTGGCAAAACTCAATGACTCATTCAAACAACTGCGTGACAAGATTCGTCAGCATTATTCTGCCCCATTAGACGTGTTGGTGATGCGCTTCTCGACACCCAATTCTGTTCTGCTATCAACGGAAAATTCGACCACTGACTATGTGGTTGAGCAGCTTGGGTTAACCAACCCTATCCAAGTCTCTGCGCGCGCTTGGGGCATCAAACAAGATCGCATCAACCGCTTACAAAACCTTGAACAAAGCTACGTACTTTACGTGCAGCCTTTCCCACAAGAGAGCAAGTTGAACAGCTCACCACTTTGGCAAGCGATGCCATTCGTGAAAAAACAGCGCGTAAATTCGGTAAGAGCGGTGTGGGCCTACGGCGGCGCGATGTCTTTGCAATACATGGCAGAAGCCATTACCGACAGCTTAATTGAACTGGCACCAAAACAATGAGAACGAAACCGTACATTGGCTATGCCGCGCTGATTGCGTTGCTTAGCCTATTGAGCTTACAAATTGATACGAGCTTGTCGTTGAGTGAACAATGGCAGTTGTTCACTCAACCAGAAAGCGCCAGCGAATTTCGTGACGTTTTCTTTATGCAGTCTCAGTTACCTCGATTGAGCATCACGTTATTGGTTGGTGCAATGCTCGGGCTGACTGGTAGCTTGATGCAACAGTTAACGCAAAACAACCTCACCTCACCGCTAACCTTAGGCACCTCTTCCGGTGCTTGGCTTGCATTGGTCATCGTTAACATTTGGTTTATTGACTGGGTGGCCGACTATTCCGCTTTCGCTGCAATGGCAGGTGCTTTGGTGGCGTTTGGTTTGATCATTTCGATCGCTGGTGTGCGCAATATGACGGGGTTACCCTTGGTGGTCTCCGGTATGGTCATCAACATTTTGCTTGGCTCCATCGCGACAGCTCTAATTATTCTCAATGCACAGTTTGCTCAAAACATCTTTATGTGGGGAGCGGGCGACCTTTCACAATACAGTTGGGATTGGTTTGAATGGTTGCTGCCACGTTCTACTGTCGCAATCGTCATTTTGCTTGTCGCACCACGCATTCTGACCCTAATGAAACTGGGACAAGAAGGCGCAGCAGCCCGAGGCTTAGCGGTATTACCCGCGTTTGGGGCGTTAATGGTGATGGGTATTTGGCTAGTATCAGCCTCAATCACTGCGGTTGGTATCATCAGTTTTATCGGCTTGTTAACACCAAACATCGCCCGTGCAATGGGAGCGAGAACGCCACGCGATGAACTCATCAGCAGCATGTTGCTTGGCGCTGCGTTGCTGCTTATCACCGATTCTGCGGCGATTTATCTCAGTTTGTTGTTAGAAGAAACCATCCCAAGCGGTGTGGCGGCGGCGGCCATTGGTGCACCTGCTTTGATCTGGTTTACTCGCAAGAAACTGACAGCTACGGATCAGCTGAACCTGTCGATGAGCCAAGGGAAAACGGCCCTATCGAACGCAGCAGTTTGGGGCATTGCATCAATGGGGATCATCGGCATTCTGGCGTACT
Coding sequences within it:
- a CDS encoding response regulator transcription factor, translated to MSYKVLVVDDEPRIHTFIRISLSAEGFDYIGASTIAEAKACFEAHSPHVILLDLGLPDGDGTEFLTTLRQTYKTPVLVLTARDQEEEKIRLLEAGANDYLSKPFGVKELIARIKVLVRDLVDEQTVADELVAGRVKIIKSTHQFWLDQREIPLTKKEFSFIEQLILKPGKLIEQTHLLAVIWGKSHVEDTHYLRVLVSQLRKKLNDSADEQRLLKTEPGLGYRLVFEASKHH
- a CDS encoding sensor histidine kinase; the protein is MFAHWRDNTFLFSAIVIVGAVVASWLLDQLFGSTAAVLLILQLAVVVVAFQCNSRFAYAAAVIEALSFNFFFTTPRYSLQMFRPEDIFNLVVFMVVAFITSTFADLYRRQQGELKQTKLQNSILLSVSHDLRTPLATIIGTLTTLNEYMPKLNDLERKELLDSATSESHRLHQYIENLLQATKLQHGTLKITKKDEPIANIVRDAVSRLPSYTEKVSMNMDDAVGYLSVSRSLIEQAIFNVLDNAMRFSPENESVEVSLSKQGSSCVIDVRDMGIGIKAEDAEKIFSLFYSGENNKSADSGTGMGLAVAKGIITAHQGEIQSMPVSEGTLIRIRLPLNQGAEQA
- a CDS encoding ABC transporter ATP-binding protein, coding for MFNWFEKLTQPFPQMETEKPPKTLFGFCRFYTRGFEAPLLVMAIFSALIAVTEVTLLRYMGELVDILANQDRATFWVDQGDRMMMMVLLVVVVMPCLGFVHSMVMHQTLLGNYPMSIRWLIHRYLLKQAVGFFQRDFAGRVATKVMQSALAVRETVMKLVDVLVYISVYFLSMIWMMGEADGLLMLPIVVWLGIYVLIQFYFIPRMKQVATDQADARSVMTGRIVDSYTNISTVKLFAHSQRELEYAESSMKQFLVTVYRQMRMVTCLLFSVDAINYLLLLSISAISVYLWLDEAVTIGAIAIAISIALRVQGMSKWIMWEVSALFENIGTVVDGINTISNDVEVKDVPNAKPLKISRGEICFDNVGFNYSDEKAVFENLNLTIKPGEKVGIVGRSGAGKSTLVNLLLRFYDVNTGKICIDGQDISQVEQESLRQHIGMITQDTSLLHRSIKENILYGDPSASMEAVINAAEKAHAHDFIQTLKDEQGNAGYDVEVGERGVKLSGGQRQRVAIARVLLKNAPILIMDEATSALDSEVESAIQENLEVLMEGKTVIAIAHRLSTIAAMDRLIVMDDGKIIEQGSHHELLQLGGVYAQLWKHQTGGFLSEQGDAQLQVI
- a CDS encoding TonB-dependent siderophore receptor, with product MTKNNLLTVAIRKAMVCAVAPTVAAVALSANAQDDVTAMETITVTAQALKVETPAAETPRSVSIISEDELRVRAPQKLDEALRYTSGVTAQPYGADNDTDWFKVRGFDAATYLNGNRLFRDGYYTWLVEPYGLESVEVVKGPSAILFGESAPGGIVNAVQKKPTFTPQGEVKVEVGNNQHQSVGFDIADEANDDGTIRYRLVGLMTNQDGELDGTNNERFYLAPSVEFDISDRTMLTVLATYLRDDGVPTNPFFPAAGTLIGSNFGKIDPSTNLGQPNYDKYERTQFSLGYLLEHDINDTWSFSQNLNYGSNELYLRSSYAFSNNDPAKEELTQGIVFRDGKNQSITFDNNAVGNWMTDNAEHTVLVGMDLQFHKTDGDEQDNYAFGTINPWNPVYGNFNPLDPSKNVKREIEKSQASVYSQYQLKLHEQWIGNVGARYDWVKTENSGKGAGVDQNESRDDGQLSLSAGVMFLANNGLSPYANYSQSFEVISTIDAATNELYKPLEGEQVEVGVKYEPSFMDGFINLAWFDITQKNALVTNPSTWIATQTGEVTSQGIELESTAQLTDDLKLMASYTYTKAKTDESFGKGKKQAALIPEHQASAWVDYSAYSLIPGLNIGTGVRYVGESKDNPKSSNLTVPSVTLWDASVIYDITSQWQAQLNVNNILDKEFVSGCDYWCYYGQSRSVMLNANYRW
- a CDS encoding ABC transporter ATP-binding protein, producing MFQLSNIEIVRGGRQILGIDQLNIPTNELTVVLGHNGSGKSTLVNLLSGQMSPDKGTVALNDTSLSSLKTKELAKQIAYLPQKLPSSAGLTVEELVRLGRFPWRGALGRWKPEDKQIIAEAMARTGVAPFAQALADDLSGGERQRAWVSMLLAQQSPILILDEPTSALDVHHQFQLMALLAELNRTENVGIIVILHDLNLALRYATHIVALKKGQIAFEGNAEMLLDEARLSALYESPIKLIDHPTPADTLASQKVAVVCA
- a CDS encoding iron-siderophore ABC transporter substrate-binding protein codes for the protein MCMMVRFLKQLSCTTLLFTVMIARANADITVHDAYGAVTFEQVPQRVVVLNWDILEQVLALDIEPIAAPNLPGYRQWVVNPYAPESIEDIGTRAEPNLEKIASLKPDVILAASPQQDLIPLLRQIAPVVYLPNFSQNEAAAQTAIKHFRTLGALFDKQELAEQKLAKLNDSFKQLRDKIRQHYSAPLDVLVMRFSTPNSVLLSTENSTTDYVVEQLGLTNPIQVSARAWGIKQDRINRLQNLEQSYVLYVQPFPQESKLNSSPLWQAMPFVKKQRVNSVRAVWAYGGAMSLQYMAEAITDSLIELAPKQ
- the fhuB gene encoding Fe(3+)-hydroxamate ABC transporter permease FhuB is translated as MRTKPYIGYAALIALLSLLSLQIDTSLSLSEQWQLFTQPESASEFRDVFFMQSQLPRLSITLLVGAMLGLTGSLMQQLTQNNLTSPLTLGTSSGAWLALVIVNIWFIDWVADYSAFAAMAGALVAFGLIISIAGVRNMTGLPLVVSGMVINILLGSIATALIILNAQFAQNIFMWGAGDLSQYSWDWFEWLLPRSTVAIVILLVAPRILTLMKLGQEGAAARGLAVLPAFGALMVMGIWLVSASITAVGIISFIGLLTPNIARAMGARTPRDELISSMLLGAALLLITDSAAIYLSLLLEETIPSGVAAAAIGAPALIWFTRKKLTATDQLNLSMSQGKTALSNAAVWGIASMGIIGILAYSFVTHSISGIEFAIPGEFQWQLRWPRMISAISVGVALSIAGIILQRIVYNPLASPDILGVSSGATFAIIITGVMVGSVLAAFNWGVAFLGSLTVLMLLLIIGKRSHFNPSNFVLSGIALSALLQALVQFALAQGSGESYKILLWLTGSTYRVTSTSALVLLISVLVLLAIVFALSRWLTLISIGRAFSNARGLNPSSANTILLVIVALLCAFSTATVGPVSFVGLVAPHMAMMLGARKVKEQLFVGSLIGATLMVWADWLGQIAIYPSQIAAGTLVAIIGSTYFLFLMLKSKFR